In Gammaproteobacteria bacterium, a single genomic region encodes these proteins:
- the corA gene encoding magnesium/cobalt transporter CorA — translation MLINCVVYRDGARLADIPTTEISDYLARPDCFVWVALRDATDAELEEMQQEFGLHDLAVEDARHGHQRPKIEEYGESLFVVMHLLEISKSDIVTGEVNVFVGRNFILSIRNHSQQHLLNVRERCEREPERLRQGPGFVLYALMDAVVDRYFPVLDAMESRLDDIEERIFEKGAARDNIRQLYELKRKIAVIKHAVSPLMDEVSNLLGGWAPAVCANNQDYFRDVYDHLVRINTSIDTLRDTINTAILVCQSTVTIEQNETNKRLAAWAGIFGIATVLAGIWGMNFSVMPELQWKFGYPAALLFIAAAAGLLYLRFKRSGWL, via the coding sequence ATGCTGATCAATTGTGTCGTCTACCGGGACGGAGCCAGGCTCGCAGACATACCCACCACGGAGATCAGCGATTACCTTGCCCGGCCGGACTGTTTCGTCTGGGTCGCCCTGCGCGACGCCACCGACGCGGAACTGGAGGAGATGCAGCAGGAATTCGGCCTGCACGATCTGGCGGTGGAAGATGCCAGGCACGGACACCAGCGCCCGAAGATCGAGGAATACGGCGAATCACTCTTTGTCGTCATGCACCTGCTGGAAATCAGCAAATCCGACATCGTGACCGGGGAGGTCAATGTGTTCGTCGGAAGGAATTTCATCCTGTCCATACGCAACCACAGCCAGCAGCATCTGCTCAACGTGCGGGAACGCTGCGAGCGCGAACCCGAACGCCTGCGCCAGGGACCCGGGTTTGTCCTCTACGCCCTCATGGATGCCGTGGTCGACCGCTATTTCCCGGTGCTCGACGCCATGGAATCCCGGCTCGATGACATCGAGGAGCGCATCTTTGAAAAAGGCGCGGCGCGCGACAATATCAGGCAGCTCTACGAACTCAAGCGCAAGATCGCCGTCATCAAGCACGCGGTCTCCCCGCTCATGGATGAAGTCAGCAACCTGCTCGGCGGCTGGGCGCCCGCGGTTTGCGCCAACAATCAGGATTATTTCCGCGACGTCTACGATCATCTGGTGCGCATCAATACGTCCATTGATACCCTGCGCGACACCATCAACACGGCCATTCTGGTCTGCCAGTCCACGGTCACCATCGAACAGAACGAAACAAACAAGCGGCTGGCGGCCTGGGCCGGCATTTTCGGTATTGCCACGGTCCTGGCCGGGATCTGGGGCATGAACTTCAGCGTCATGCCCGAACTGCAATGGAAATTCGGCTATCCGGCCGCCCTGCTGTTCATCGCGGCCGCGGCCGGACTTCTCTATCTGCGCTTCAAGCGTTCCGGCTGGCTTTGA